A window of Candidatus Bathyarchaeota archaeon contains these coding sequences:
- a CDS encoding DNA-directed RNA polymerase subunit L, which produces MKLKILNKKKNELKIEVDGESHTLCNVIQKALLKDERVDFASYNISHPLTASPIIYLRTKTRSKPEIVLQEAVADVQKDTETFRAAFNKALKKWQS; this is translated from the coding sequence ATGAAACTGAAAATTTTAAACAAGAAAAAAAATGAGCTAAAGATAGAGGTTGATGGAGAAAGCCACACCCTCTGTAATGTTATTCAAAAAGCCCTACTTAAAGATGAACGGGTAGACTTTGCGAGTTATAATATTTCACATCCTCTCACTGCTAGCCCCATAATTTATCTTCGCACAAAAACACGGAGCAAGCCAGAGATTGTGCTCCAAGAAGCAGTGGCAGATGTGCAGAAAGATACTGAAACATTTAGGGCAGCATTTAACAAGGCTTTAAAGAAATGGCAAAGCTAG